One window of the Buchnera aphidicola (Meitanaphis elongallis) genome contains the following:
- the infB gene encoding translation initiation factor IF-2, which yields MEINIKTLANEMKISVEKLVKKCISAGILKNKYDCITYHEKKILDKYLKNTSTILKNTLTLKRKTRSTLSIPNIGGKNKCVQVEIRKRKTYVKHNVYTKRNVLQNINYVSTNNKNENNIKSVIGKENDSTIYSIQNTTKGSSVLNNLKQNRQYNNIEKKQHNLFQKIENKNNFSKKVKLKNKLVTNKSHFEEKNTNKVKKSNRVQSNTNHKNYSIVHARRSSYDNNNAEISHRLNHNKNVKNVRNKKNKTYFERKINREYIKRSVHKESNSKDYSNSILQQAFKKPLCAINRDIIIGSVITVSELANKMAVKSSELIKVMTKLGYITTINQNLDIDVAQLVAEEMGHKVTIYFENELETKIMKDLNIKNRSLKIRPPIVTIMGHVDHGKTSLLDYIRLTKIASQEAGGITQHIGAYYITVNNKIITFLDTPGHAAFTAMRARGAKITDIVILVIAADDGIKPQTIEAIQHAQAASVPILVVINKIDKLNLELDKIKNELVKYNIIPEEWGGNNIFVNVSAKSGEGIDDLLKSILLQAEILELKAIPTGMATGLVIESFLDKGQGPIATMLVQEGTLKKGDVVVCGLEYGKVRAIKNSSGEDIKSAGPSIPIKILGLSGIPIVGDKIVVVHNEKEAREVALYRQKKFREQKLSKKVAFKLSNVFEKIKKDNVVILNIVLKSDVQGSLEAISSSLKQLSNNDVKVNIIGKGVGSITETDVSLAMASNAIIIGFNVKADFSAKRIIELENLDLRYYSVIYHIIDEVKDAICGMTAPKYKQETVGLAEIRNIFKSPKLGSIAGCMIVEGIIKRSDSIRILRKNKVIHIGDIESLKRFKEDVNEVRNGVECGIGVKNYSDICVNDLIEAFHTLKTK from the coding sequence ATGGAAATAAATATAAAAACATTAGCAAATGAGATGAAGATTTCAGTAGAAAAATTAGTAAAAAAATGTATAAGTGCCGGTATTTTAAAGAATAAATATGATTGCATTACTTATCATGAAAAAAAAATTTTAGATAAATATTTAAAAAATACTAGTACTATTTTAAAAAATACATTAACTTTAAAAAGAAAAACTCGTAGCACTTTAAGTATACCTAATATAGGAGGAAAAAACAAATGTGTACAAGTTGAAATCAGAAAACGAAAAACATATGTAAAACACAATGTATATACAAAACGTAACGTATTACAAAATATTAATTATGTCTCAACTAACAACAAAAACGAAAATAATATAAAATCTGTTATAGGAAAAGAAAATGATAGCACAATTTATTCTATCCAAAATACTACTAAAGGTAGTAGTGTTCTTAATAATTTAAAGCAAAACAGACAATATAATAATATTGAAAAAAAGCAACATAATTTGTTTCAAAAAATAGAAAATAAAAACAATTTTTCTAAAAAAGTAAAATTAAAAAACAAACTCGTTACGAACAAATCACATTTTGAAGAAAAAAATACAAATAAAGTAAAAAAAAGTAATCGTGTTCAGTCAAATACTAATCATAAAAATTATAGTATAGTTCATGCTCGTCGTTCTTCTTATGATAATAATAATGCAGAAATCAGCCATCGGTTAAATCATAATAAGAACGTAAAAAATGTACGTAACAAAAAAAATAAAACTTATTTTGAAAGAAAGATAAATCGAGAATATATCAAGCGATCTGTTCATAAAGAAAGCAATAGTAAAGATTATAGTAACAGTATTTTACAGCAAGCGTTTAAAAAACCATTATGTGCAATTAATCGCGATATAATAATTGGAAGTGTTATTACAGTATCTGAATTAGCAAACAAAATGGCAGTAAAAAGTTCTGAATTAATTAAAGTTATGACAAAACTAGGTTATATAACTACTATTAATCAAAATTTAGATATAGATGTAGCACAGTTAGTTGCAGAAGAAATGGGACATAAAGTCACTATATATTTTGAAAATGAATTAGAAACAAAAATTATGAAAGATCTTAATATTAAAAATAGATCTTTAAAAATTCGTCCTCCTATAGTGACTATTATGGGCCATGTAGATCATGGAAAGACTTCATTATTAGATTATATTAGGCTAACCAAGATTGCTTCTCAAGAAGCAGGTGGAATTACACAACATATAGGTGCTTATTATATTACAGTCAATAATAAAATTATTACATTTTTAGATACTCCAGGGCATGCAGCATTTACCGCAATGAGAGCTCGAGGAGCAAAAATTACTGACATAGTAATATTAGTTATAGCTGCTGATGACGGGATAAAACCTCAAACAATAGAAGCTATACAACATGCTCAAGCAGCATCAGTACCTATTTTGGTTGTAATTAACAAAATTGATAAATTAAATTTAGAACTAGATAAAATTAAAAATGAATTAGTAAAATATAATATTATTCCTGAAGAATGGGGAGGCAACAACATTTTTGTAAATGTTTCAGCTAAATCAGGAGAAGGTATAGATGATTTATTAAAATCTATTTTATTACAAGCTGAAATATTAGAACTAAAAGCTATTCCTACTGGAATGGCCACAGGTTTAGTTATTGAATCATTTTTAGATAAAGGACAGGGACCGATTGCTACAATGTTAGTTCAAGAAGGTACATTAAAAAAGGGAGATGTAGTTGTGTGTGGGCTGGAATATGGAAAAGTTCGTGCAATAAAAAATTCTTCAGGAGAGGATATTAAATCTGCCGGTCCTTCTATTCCAATAAAGATATTAGGTTTATCAGGAATTCCTATAGTTGGAGACAAAATCGTTGTTGTTCACAATGAAAAAGAAGCACGAGAAGTAGCATTATATCGTCAAAAGAAATTTAGAGAACAAAAATTATCTAAAAAAGTAGCGTTTAAGTTGTCTAATGTTTTTGAGAAAATAAAAAAAGATAATGTCGTAATACTCAATATTGTTTTGAAATCTGATGTTCAAGGTTCATTAGAAGCCATTTCTAGTTCTTTAAAACAATTATCTAATAATGATGTAAAAGTTAACATTATAGGAAAAGGAGTAGGTAGTATTACAGAAACGGATGTATCTCTAGCTATGGCTTCAAACGCTATTATTATAGGATTTAATGTAAAAGCAGATTTTTCCGCAAAACGTATTATTGAGCTGGAAAATTTAGATTTACGTTATTATTCAGTAATATATCATATTATCGACGAAGTAAAAGATGCTATATGTGGTATGACTGCACCTAAATATAAACAGGAAACAGTAGGATTAGCAGAAATAAGAAATATATTTAAGTCTCCTAAATTGGGTAGTATAGCCGGATGTATGATAGTTGAAGGTATAATTAAACGAAGCGATTCCATTCGTATCCTTAGAAAAAACAAAGTAATTCATATAGGAGATATAGAATCATTAAAAAGATTTAAAGAAGATGTAAACGAAGTGAGAAATGGAGTAGAATGTGGAATTGGAGTAAAAAATTATAGTGATATTTGCGTTAATGATTTAATTGAAGCATTTCATACATTAAAAACTAAGTAA
- the truB gene encoding tRNA pseudouridine(55) synthase TruB produces MFLHKFKTINGILLINKPGGFSSNNILQTVKRILNIKKAGHTGSLDPIATGMLPICCGEATKLSQFLLNANKRYRVVARLGQTTSTSDCEGKVIKVRAVDFIFTQLVKILNSFKGNIQQIPSMYSAIKYRGKSLYKYARKGIVIPRKSRTITIYKLEYINYYNSFLELEITCSKGTYIRTLIEDIGENLGCGAHVIKLHRLQVGNYPESKMITVNQLQSLNQHNAVLFLKKLSKILIPLDTSVSIFPEINLSTNEANKIKNGRKIKVFCNLSDTFFRITEGVNKKFIGIGKINETQELLPYRIVLNDQ; encoded by the coding sequence ATGTTTTTGCATAAATTTAAAACAATTAATGGTATATTATTAATAAATAAACCGGGTGGTTTTTCTTCTAATAATATATTGCAAACAGTAAAAAGAATCTTAAATATAAAAAAAGCAGGACATACTGGATCATTAGATCCTATTGCTACAGGTATGCTACCTATTTGTTGTGGAGAAGCAACAAAATTGTCTCAATTTTTACTTAATGCTAATAAACGTTATCGAGTAGTTGCTAGGCTAGGACAAACTACGAGTACCTCTGATTGTGAAGGAAAAGTTATTAAAGTTAGAGCAGTAGACTTTATATTTACACAATTAGTTAAAATTCTAAATTCTTTTAAAGGTAACATTCAACAGATTCCTTCAATGTATTCTGCAATAAAATATCGAGGTAAATCACTATATAAATATGCTAGAAAAGGAATCGTTATACCTAGAAAAAGTCGTACAATTACCATTTATAAATTAGAATATATAAATTATTATAATTCTTTTTTAGAGTTAGAAATTACATGTTCTAAAGGAACTTATATTAGAACTTTAATTGAAGATATAGGAGAAAATTTAGGATGTGGAGCACATGTAATTAAACTACATAGATTGCAAGTAGGAAACTATCCCGAATCTAAAATGATAACTGTTAATCAACTTCAATCATTAAATCAACATAATGCAGTACTTTTTTTAAAAAAATTATCCAAGATTTTAATTCCTTTAGACACTTCAGTATCTATTTTCCCAGAAATAAATTTATCTACTAATGAAGCAAATAAAATAAAAAATGGAAGAAAAATAAAAGTTTTTTGTAATTTAAGTGATACATTTTTCCGCATAACAGAAGGAGTAAATAAAAAATTTATTGGAATAGGAAAAATTAATGAGACTCAAGAATTGTTACCTTATCGTATTGTTTTAAATGATCAATAG
- the pnp gene encoding polyribonucleotide nucleotidyltransferase, whose translation MLNPIVHTFQYGQHTVTLETGIMARQATAAVMASMDDTVVFVTVVGQKKLLLGQKFFPLTVNYQERTYAAGRIPGGFFRREGRPNENEILIARLIDRPIRPLFPKRFFNEIQIVATVVSLNPQVNPDIVAMIGASAALSISGLPFSGPIGAARVGYIDNKYILNPNIDQIKSSTLDLIISGTRKSVLMVEAEANILSESKILEAITFGHQQQQIVIKNICSLIKKVGTPVWENCLYPINENLKTRIIDLAKNYINDAYNVFNKTERLEILSTIKSNVISTLMNENFVIDELEVESIFYDIEKDVVRTRILNNELRIDGRKKDMIRELDIRTGILPRAHGSALFTRGETQSLVSVTLGTSRDAQNVDELLGEKTDNFLFHYNFPPYSVGEIGIVGSPKRREIGHGKLAKRSMLAVMPDLDVFPYTIRIVSEITESNGSSSMASVCGASLALMDAGVPISMAVAGIAMGLVKESDKFVILSDILGDEDHLGDMDFKVSGSEDGITSLQMDIKIEGITRKIIKLALDQAKKARIHILSIMKKSLRFPKKDISEFAPRIHTIQINPEKIKDVIGKGGSVIRMLTEETGTTIEIEDNGTVKISAMIQEKAKNAIRRIQEITAEIKVGKIYSGKVTRIVDFGAFVSIGIGKEGLVHISQISSKRINKVADYLHLDQKVFVKVLEIDRQGRLRLSIKENKNNFIRDPSCML comes from the coding sequence TTGCTAAACCCTATTGTACATACATTTCAATATGGTCAACATACTGTTACATTAGAGACAGGTATAATGGCAAGACAAGCCACTGCAGCTGTAATGGCTAGTATGGACGATACTGTAGTATTTGTAACTGTTGTTGGTCAAAAAAAATTGTTATTAGGTCAAAAATTTTTTCCATTAACAGTAAACTATCAAGAAAGGACATATGCTGCGGGTCGTATACCCGGTGGATTTTTTCGTCGCGAAGGTAGACCAAATGAAAATGAGATATTAATTGCTCGTTTAATTGATCGCCCTATTCGTCCTTTATTTCCGAAGAGATTTTTTAATGAAATACAAATTGTTGCCACAGTGGTTTCGTTGAATCCTCAAGTCAATCCTGATATAGTTGCAATGATTGGTGCATCTGCGGCATTAAGCATATCTGGATTGCCATTTTCTGGCCCAATTGGAGCTGCTAGAGTTGGTTATATAGATAACAAGTACATATTAAATCCCAATATTGATCAAATTAAATCTAGTACTTTAGATCTAATAATTTCTGGAACAAGAAAATCAGTTTTAATGGTTGAAGCAGAAGCTAATATTTTGTCTGAAAGTAAAATTTTAGAAGCAATTACTTTTGGACATCAACAACAACAAATAGTTATTAAAAATATTTGTAGTTTAATCAAAAAAGTTGGTACACCTGTTTGGGAAAATTGTTTGTACCCTATAAATGAAAATTTAAAAACACGTATAATAGATCTTGCTAAAAATTACATAAATGATGCATACAATGTCTTTAATAAGACAGAAAGGTTAGAAATATTAAGTACAATTAAATCTAATGTAATATCTACTTTAATGAATGAGAACTTTGTTATAGATGAACTAGAAGTAGAATCAATATTTTATGATATTGAAAAAGATGTAGTTCGTACTCGTATTTTGAACAATGAATTGCGAATAGATGGTAGAAAAAAAGATATGATACGTGAACTAGACATTCGTACAGGAATATTACCTAGAGCACATGGATCTGCATTATTTACAAGAGGTGAAACACAATCTTTGGTATCAGTAACGTTAGGCACATCTCGTGATGCTCAAAACGTAGACGAATTATTAGGAGAAAAAACAGATAATTTTTTATTTCATTATAATTTTCCTCCTTATTCTGTAGGGGAAATAGGTATTGTGGGATCTCCTAAACGTCGTGAAATTGGTCATGGAAAATTAGCAAAACGTAGTATGTTAGCAGTTATGCCTGATCTAGATGTATTTCCTTATACGATACGTATCGTATCTGAAATTACTGAATCTAATGGTTCTTCTTCTATGGCTTCCGTTTGTGGAGCATCATTGGCTTTAATGGATGCTGGGGTCCCAATATCTATGGCTGTAGCTGGTATAGCCATGGGATTGGTGAAAGAGTCAGATAAATTTGTAATATTATCTGATATTTTAGGAGATGAAGATCATTTAGGAGACATGGATTTCAAGGTTTCTGGAAGTGAAGATGGTATTACTTCTCTTCAAATGGATATAAAAATTGAAGGTATTACTAGAAAAATAATAAAGTTAGCGTTGGATCAAGCTAAGAAGGCTCGAATACATATTTTAAGTATTATGAAGAAGTCTTTACGATTTCCTAAAAAAGATATTTCTGAATTTGCACCTAGAATTCATACCATTCAAATCAATCCTGAAAAGATAAAAGATGTGATAGGAAAAGGTGGTTCAGTTATTAGAATGCTAACTGAAGAAACAGGAACTACTATTGAAATTGAGGATAACGGAACTGTCAAAATTTCTGCTATGATACAAGAGAAAGCTAAAAATGCTATTAGAAGAATTCAAGAAATTACTGCTGAAATTAAAGTAGGTAAAATTTATAGTGGTAAAGTAACACGTATTGTGGATTTTGGTGCATTTGTATCTATTGGAATAGGAAAAGAAGGGTTGGTACATATTTCTCAAATTTCAAGTAAGCGAATTAATAAAGTAGCAGATTATCTTCATTTAGATCAAAAAGTATTTGTCAAAGTATTAGAAATAGATAGACAAGGCAGATTAAGATTAAGCATTAAAGAAAATAAAAATAATTTTATACGTGATCCTTCATGTATGTTGTAA
- the rpsO gene encoding 30S ribosomal protein S15 has product MSLNSIKKHVFISKFGINERDSGRSEVQIALLTNRINCLQRHFVAHKKDHCSKRGLLNMVSHRKKLLNYLKNKNILRYANIIDQLKLRR; this is encoded by the coding sequence ATGTCTCTAAATAGTATTAAAAAACATGTGTTCATTTCTAAATTTGGTATTAATGAACGAGATAGTGGACGATCTGAAGTGCAAATTGCTTTATTAACAAATAGAATTAATTGTTTACAAAGACATTTTGTTGCACATAAAAAAGATCATTGCAGCAAACGTGGATTATTAAACATGGTATCGCATCGAAAAAAGTTATTAAATTATTTAAAAAATAAAAATATATTGCGTTATGCTAATATCATTGATCAATTGAAATTAAGACGTTAA
- the nusA gene encoding transcription termination factor NusA, which translates to MNKEILAVVEAVSNEKSLPREKIFEALESALAIATKKKHDQEIDVRVKINKKNGSFETFRRWLVVREVSYPTKEITFEAAQLENSSIKVNDYIEDKIKSVTFDRITTQTAKQVIIQKVREAERAMIVDQFRNHSGEIVTGIVKKINRDSISLDLGNNAEALILKEDMLPRENFRLGDRIRGVLYAVRPEVRGIQLFVSRSKSEMLIELFKIEVPEIAEEIIEIKAAARDPGSRAKIAVKSNDKRTDPVGACVGMRGARVQAVSSELCGERIDIVLWDDNAAQFVINSMAPADVSSIVVDEETHTMDIAVDSINLAQAIGRNGQNVRLASQLSGWEINVMTIEDLKIKHQKEADKIFNIFKKYLKIDECFLKILVKEGFSSIEELVYVPFEELLNISNIDENIALLIRKKAKEALILIEQENERKFQEKQPKQELLNLNGMTQLIALKLAKKNIYNLEELADQSIDDLVDIKELNVNTAGVLIMAARNICWFGEKT; encoded by the coding sequence ATGAATAAAGAAATTTTAGCTGTTGTGGAAGCTGTTTCTAATGAAAAATCTTTACCGCGAGAAAAAATTTTTGAAGCATTAGAAAGTGCGTTAGCAATAGCAACTAAAAAAAAACACGACCAAGAAATTGATGTACGAGTTAAAATTAATAAAAAAAATGGAAGTTTTGAAACATTTCGTCGTTGGTTAGTCGTACGTGAAGTATCATATCCTACAAAGGAAATTACATTTGAAGCTGCTCAATTAGAAAATAGTTCAATAAAAGTTAATGATTACATAGAAGATAAAATAAAATCGGTAACATTTGATAGAATAACTACTCAAACAGCAAAACAAGTAATCATTCAAAAGGTGAGAGAAGCTGAAAGAGCAATGATTGTAGATCAGTTTCGCAATCATTCTGGAGAAATTGTAACAGGAATAGTAAAAAAAATTAATAGAGATAGTATTTCTTTAGATTTAGGAAATAATGCTGAAGCATTAATTCTAAAAGAAGATATGTTACCTAGAGAAAATTTTAGATTAGGTGATCGTATAAGAGGTGTACTTTATGCTGTCCGTCCTGAAGTACGGGGTATACAATTATTTGTCAGTAGATCTAAATCTGAAATGTTAATTGAATTATTCAAAATTGAAGTTCCGGAAATAGCAGAAGAAATAATTGAAATAAAAGCAGCAGCTCGTGATCCAGGATCTCGTGCTAAAATTGCAGTAAAAAGTAATGATAAAAGAACTGATCCAGTTGGTGCTTGCGTAGGTATGAGGGGAGCACGTGTACAAGCAGTCTCTAGTGAATTATGTGGTGAACGAATTGATATTGTGTTATGGGATGATAATGCTGCACAATTTGTTATTAATTCTATGGCCCCAGCTGATGTTTCCTCTATTGTAGTTGATGAAGAAACTCATACAATGGATATTGCTGTAGATTCTATAAATTTAGCACAAGCTATTGGAAGAAATGGTCAAAATGTTCGTTTAGCTTCTCAATTAAGTGGATGGGAAATTAATGTTATGACAATCGAAGATCTAAAAATAAAACATCAAAAAGAAGCTGATAAAATTTTTAATATATTCAAAAAATATTTAAAAATAGACGAATGTTTTTTAAAAATTTTAGTGAAAGAAGGTTTTTCATCAATAGAAGAATTAGTATATGTTCCATTCGAAGAATTACTTAATATTAGTAACATCGATGAAAACATAGCTTTGTTAATTCGAAAAAAGGCTAAAGAAGCATTAATTTTGATTGAACAAGAGAATGAACGAAAATTCCAAGAAAAACAGCCTAAGCAAGAGCTATTAAACTTAAATGGAATGACTCAATTGATAGCTTTAAAATTAGCAAAAAAAAATATTTACAATTTAGAAGAACTAGCTGATCAAAGTATAGATGATCTAGTTGATATCAAAGAACTTAATGTTAATACAGCAGGTGTTTTAATTATGGCAGCACGCAATATATGCTGGTTTGGTGAAAAAACTTAA
- the rbfA gene encoding 30S ribosome-binding factor RbfA, translating into MTGEVYHMLQSNRFLRVSKELQKAISWIVHHELKDPRLKILPTILEVQTSRDFNYSNIYISLLNINNKLSPKDVVSILQKSSSYIRFLLAKKVCLRIVPILRFIYDDSFNKGMYISYLIDKSLKNKKRKFSELG; encoded by the coding sequence ATGACTGGAGAAGTTTACCACATGTTACAATCTAATCGTTTTTTGCGTGTATCTAAAGAACTTCAAAAAGCAATATCATGGATTGTTCATCATGAATTAAAAGACCCTCGTTTAAAGATTCTACCAACGATATTAGAAGTTCAAACTTCTCGAGATTTTAATTATTCTAATATATACATTAGTTTGTTAAATATAAATAATAAATTATCTCCTAAAGATGTAGTGTCAATATTACAAAAATCTTCATCTTATATAAGGTTTTTGTTAGCAAAAAAAGTTTGTTTGCGTATTGTTCCTATTTTACGTTTTATTTATGACGATTCATTTAATAAAGGTATGTACATAAGTTATTTAATAGATAAATCTTTAAAAAATAAGAAAAGAAAGTTTAGTGAACTAGGATAG
- the secG gene encoding preprotein translocase subunit SecG, whose product MYNFFLGVFIFISVLLIFLIMIQNGKDNDTSSNFNLGKSKREIMTHYHDNILTKIIGIFAFLFFLVSLIICNISYNNIF is encoded by the coding sequence ATGTATAATTTTTTTTTAGGTGTTTTTATTTTTATTTCTGTGCTTCTTATTTTCTTAATTATGATACAAAATGGAAAAGATAATGATACAAGTTCTAATTTCAATTTAGGGAAATCTAAAAGAGAAATCATGACACATTATCATGATAATATATTAACTAAAATTATTGGTATTTTTGCTTTTTTGTTTTTTTTAGTTAGTTTAATAATATGTAATATTAGTTATAATAACATATTTTAA